Proteins encoded together in one Triticum dicoccoides isolate Atlit2015 ecotype Zavitan chromosome 7B, WEW_v2.0, whole genome shotgun sequence window:
- the LOC119337099 gene encoding BTB/POZ and MATH domain-containing protein 2-like has protein sequence MLASPSPRTMTASACTPETAHGAHLFKINRYSLYRDLGVGRLIESSTFAVGGYHWCVHFYPDGHSGVTKDHVSVFVELKTKNAKARAVFDLRLVDRRTQPYAWPNPSEIDPSEFDSCDDNSACCGFLDFVEKIELKDYILDDVLVIECNIAVIKFKKADVQTTKTKFEVQVPRSNLLDNLGKLLETQEGADVSFKVDGEVFPAHKNILAMQCPVFKAEFYGPMKNKSKHNVNIIEDMQPAVFKALLHFIYMDSLAPMDDLSDDEYEEMLKHLLVAADRYAIDRMKLMCESKLCDRLCAKNVATTLALADQYHCSQLKDGCIEFINSSNRMSDVVASKGYEHLKRTCPTIVVDIWEKAAKTRKI, from the coding sequence ATGCTCGCATCCCCAAGCCCACGGACGATGACGGCGTCGGCCTGCACCCCGGAAACTGCCCACGGGGCGCACTTGTTCAAGATCAACCGGTACAGCCTGTACAGGGACTTGGGCGTCGGCAGGTTGATCGAGTCCTCGACCTTCGCCGTCGGCGGCTACCACTGGTGCGTCCACTTCTACCCCGACGGTCACTCGGGGGTAACCAAAGACCATGTTTCAGTTTTCGTGGAGCTCAAAACCAAGAACGCCAAGGCCAGGGCGGTCTTCGATCTGAGGCTAGTCGACCGTCGCACACAGCCTTATGCATGGCCAAACCCTAGCGAGATAGACCCCTCGGAGTTTGACTCATGTGATGATAACTCGGCCTGCTGTGGTTTCCTCGATTTCGTTGAGAAAATCGAGCTCAAAGATTACATCCTGGATGACGTGCTTGTCATTGAGTGCAATATTGCTGTTATCAAATTTAAGAAGGCAGATGTGCAGACCACCAAGACGAAATTCGAGGTCCAAGTTCCACGGTCCAACTTGCTGGACAATCTTGGTAAATTGCTTGAAACACAAGAGGGGGCCGATGTGTCTTTCAAGGTCGACGGGGAGGTTTTCCCAGCTCATAAGAACATCCTTGCTATGCAGTGCCCAGTCTTCAAGGCAGAGTTCTACGGGCCGATGAAGAACAAGTCTAAGCATAATGTAAACATTATTGAAGATATGCAGCCTGCTGTTTTCAAGGCATTGCTCCACTTCATCTACATGGATTCATTGGCCCCAATGGATGACCTCAGTGATGACGAGTATGAAGAGATGCTCAAACATCTACTTGTTGCTGCAGATAGGTACGCCATTGACAGGATGAAGCTCATGTGCGAAAGCAAGCTTTGTGATAGACTTTGCGCCAAGAACGTGGCGACCACGTTGGCTCTAGCCGACCAGTATCATTGTAGCCAGCTCAAAGATGGCTGCATCGAATTTATCAACTCTTCTAATAGAATGAGTGATGTGGTGGCAAGCAAAGGGTATGAGCACCTCAAAAGGACATGCCCTACTATTGTTGTTGATATATGGGAGAAAGCAGCTAAGACTCGCAAAATTTAG